CCAGCAGATGCCCCGGAAGACATCAAAATAATCATCGACGGCGATGTTTACAACACAAAAAGGATAGGCCAGGAGATGACCGCCGGTGAAATCATAGTCAGGGGCAACGTGAACATGTACGTCGGCGCAGGCATGAAGGGCGGTAAGATAACCGTCGAAGGCAACGCCGGATCATGGGCAGGACAGGACATGAGGGGCGGTGAAATCGAAATCCTTGGCGACGCAGGAGACTACGTCGGCTCATCCTACCGTGGTGACTGGAGAGGTATGAGCGGAGGCACAATAACTGTCCATGGAAACGCCGATAACGAGATAGGGGAATACATGAACGGCGGCAAAATCATCATCAAGGGTGATGTGAACATAATGCCGGGCATACACATGAACAACGGCCTCATAATCATAGAGGGCAACGTTGTTGCAAGGGCCGGCGGTGAAATGGCAGGAGGAACAATAGTTGTCAAGGGAATGATGCAGGAGTTCCTGGCCGGCTTCAAATACCTTGGTGTTGAAAAGGACATAGAGGTTGATGGTGAAGAACTCCCCGGAGCGTTCTACAAGTTCGAAGGAGATCACGCGATTAAAGGAGCTAAGGGGATCGTATATGCGGCTGTGGGATGCAACGGCCACATAGCCCCCTAAACTTTTCTGGAGGTAATTATCATGGAATACGTAAAGAATGTGGTCTGTCCCTTCTGCGGAACTCTTTGTGATGATATAATCTGTAAGGTTGAGGGTAACGAGATCGTTGGAACCATCAACGCATGCAGAATAGGTCACAGTAAATTTGTGCACGCAGAGGGTGCGATGAGGTATAAGAAACCACTCATAAGGAAGAACGGCGAATTCGTAGAGGTAAGCTACGATGAAGCCATAGACAAGGCAGCAAAGATCCTTGCAGAATCAAAAAGGCCATTAATGTATGGATGGAGCTGTACTGAATGTGAGGCCCAGGCTGTTGGTGTTGAACTGGCAGAGGAGGCAGGGGCCGTCATCGACAACACGGCTTCAGTCTGTCACGGTCCATCAGTACTGGCACTCCAGGACGTAGGATACCCCATATGTACCTTCGGTGAGGTCAAGAACAGGGCGGATGTTGTGGTCTACTGGGGATGCAACCCTATGCACGCCCACCCAAGGCACATGTCCAGGAACGTCTTTGCAAGGGGATTCTTCAGGGAGAGAGGAAGATCAGACAGGACACTCATAGTGGTGGATCCAAGGAAGACGGACAGCGCAAAACTTGCAGACATCCACCTTCAGCTTGACTTCGACCGCGACTATGAACTCCTGGATGCAATGAGGGCATGCCTCCTTGGACATGAAATACTCTACGATGAGGTTGCAGGTGTTCCAAGGGAACAGATCGAGGAAGCCGTTGAGGTCCTCAAGAATGCACAGTTCGGTATACTCTTCTTCGGTATGGGTATAACCCACAGCCGCGGTAAGCACAGGAACATTGACACAGCCATTATGATGGTCCAGGACCTCAACGACTATGCCAAGTGGACCCTTATACCCATGAGGGGTCACTACAACGTTACAGGGTTCAACCAGGTATGCACATGGGAAAGCGGATACCCCTACTGTGTTGACTTCTCAGGAGGGGAGCCAAGGTACAACCCCGGTGAAACCGGTGCAAACGACCTCCTCCAGAACAGGGAAGCCGATGCAATGATGGTCATAGCCTCTGACCCCGGCGCCCACTTCCCCCAGAGGGCGCTTGAGAGGATGGCTGAGATCCCTGTCATTGCCATTGAACCCCACAGGACACCCACAACCGAGATGGCTGACATCATAATCCCGCCTGCCATTGTTGGTATGGAGGCGGAGGGCACAGCCTACCGTATGGAGGGTGTTCCAATAAGGATGAAGAAGGTCGTTGATTCAGACCTCCTCTCAGACAGGGAGATCCTTGAGAGACTCCTTGAGAAGGTGAGGGAATACAAGGCCTCAAAGTAGGCCCTTATTAATTTTTTTTATTTTAACCACTTCTGTACATAACTGTTCATAAATTCCTGTTTTTCCTGATCAGTTTAACCATCATCACCGAAAACTTTAAATAATATTATAATCCAACTATGTCTGTAGGAACTATGCTTCCTTCTTCCGATAGGTGGTTTGTAATGGTAAGGAAAATTGCAATATACGGGAAAGGTGGAATTGGAAAATCTACAACACAGCAGAATACTGCAGCAGCAATGAGTTATTTCCATGACAAAAATGTCATGATCCATGGATGTGACCCGAAGGCAGACAGCACCCGTCTTATACTCGGTGGAAAAATGCAGAAAACCATGATGGACACCCTCAGGGAACTCGGTGAGGGAGAATGCACCCCTGAAAAGGTGGTGGAAACAGGATTTGGTGGCATAAAATGTGTTGAATCAGGAGGACCAGAACCCGGTGTTGGATGCGCAGGAAGGGTGTTATAACCACAATAACCCTCATGGAACGACACGGAGTCTATGAAGAAGACCTTGACTTTGTATTCTTTGATGTCCTCGGGGATGTTGTATGCGGTGGATTCGCCATGCCTGTAAGGGACGGGAAAGCTGAGGAGATATACATCGTGGCATCAGGCGAGATGATGGCCCTCTATGCCGCCAACAACATCTGTAAGGGTATGATTAAATATGCGAATCAGAGCGGTGTTAGACTTGGAGGCATAATATGTAACAGCAGGAACGTGGACGGTGAGAAAGAGCTTCTTGAAGAGTTCTGTGAAAAGATAGGGACTCAGATGATCCACTTCATACCAAGGGACAACATAGTTCAGAAGGCGGAGTTCAACAAGAAGACCGTAATCGAATTTGACCCGGAATGCAACCAGTCACAGGAATACAGGGAACTGGCAAGAAAGATAATTGAAAACGAAAACTTCGTCATACCTAAACCCATGACCATGGATGAAATGGAGGAACTGGTTGTCAAATACGGGGTCCTGGAGTAGGGGGCTTGAAAATGAAAATGATAAGGGCAATAGTAAGACCTGAAAAGGCTGAAGAGGTAGTCGACGCATTATCTGAAGCAGGATTCCCTGCACTTACTAAAATTGATGTGATAGGCCGCGGGAAACAGAAGGGGCTACAGTTCGATGACATCTACTATGATGAAATACCCAAGACAATGCTCCTCATAGTGACAGAAGAAGAGAGCACAGAGAAACTGGTTGACATAATAAATGAGAAGGCCTTCACAGGAAACTTCGGCGACGGTAAAATTTTCATAAGCCCCGTTGAAAGCGCCTATACAGTAAGAACACGTGAGAAAGGGCTTTAGGTGTTCCAATGAAGGAAATAATGGCTATATTAAGGCCAAATAAGATGAAAGCCACAAAAGACGTCCTGGAAGCCCTTGGATTTCCATCCATGACAGCCTGCAGGGTTCTGGGAAGAGGAAAACAGAAGGCCATCGTGGAAGAACTTAAAACATGCATTTCAATTGAAGACAAGGATAACAGTAAGGGGACAATGAGATACGTTCCCAAAAGGCTCATGAGCATTGTGGTGAACGATGAAGACGTATCCCTGGTTGTTGAGGCAATAATGAAAATAAATCACACAGGGAACATCGGTGATGGTAAAATATTTGTCTCTCCAGTGGATGACGCCATGAGAATAAGAACTTCTGAAAGGGGAAAGGATGCCATCTGAAATCCATGCAATAAACATAAAAAGAGAAGTGGTTGAGAATGCCATTTAAACTTTTCGAGGTGGACAGGGAGATCCCTGATAGAGAGAAACACATATACATAAAGTCATCCAGCGACCCTGAAGGGGATATACCGCTCTGCAATACAAAAACAATCCCAGGATGCATGACAGAGAGGGGATGCGCATTTGCAGGAGCAAAGGGGGTGATAACAGGGGCCATTAAGGATGCCCTTCATGTGATACACTCACCGGTAGGCTGCACAGCCTATGGCTACGGTACCAAGAGATATCCAACATCACAGGACATGCCCGATGGCAGCAGGTTCCCCATTGAAAACTTCAACCTCAAGTACATAACAGGTACGGATCTTAAGGAATCCGATGTTGTATTCGGGGGCATGGATAAACTCAAAAGATGCATCATTGAGGCGGTAAAGGAATTCCCTGAAGCAAACGCGGTTTACATATACGCAACATGCACTACGGGTTTGATAGGGGATGATATGGATGCCGTTGCAAGGGAGGTTTCAAATGAGATAGGCAAGGACGTAGTCTCAATAAATGCGCCGGGATTCGCAGGACCAACACAGTCCAAGGGACACCAGGTTGCCAACCACACCCTCTTCGAAACCCTCGTCGGGACAGCGGAGCCCCCCAAAACAACAGGGTACGACGTGAACCTTATAGGTGAATACAACATTGATGGAGACCTATGGGTACTTAAAAAATACTTCGAGGAAATGGGAATAAATGTTCTGAGCACATTTACTGGGGACTGCTGCCATGATGAAATAAAATGGATGCACAGGGCCAGGCTGAGTCTTGTAAGATGTCAGAGATCAGCCACGTACATCGCAAGGCTTCTGGAGGAGAAGTACAATGTTCCCTACATGAAGGTTGACTTCTTTGGGATAAGATACTGTAGGGAAAACCTCATGGCCATAGGGGACTACTTCGGCATCCCTGAAAGGGCTGAGAAGGTGATAAATGATCGCCTTGAAAAAATAGAGCCAGAACTTGAATACCTCAAGGAAAAATTAAGGGGTAAAAAGGTCTGGGTGTTCTCTGGAGGCCCTAAAAACTGGCATCTCCCAGAGCCACTGGAAGAAGAACTTGGAATGGAGGTTATGGCGGTTTCAACAATGTTTGAACATGAAGACGGATATGAAAAGATCAAGAAGAGGGTAAGGGAGGAAACGGTAATAGTGGATGATCCCAACTCCCTGGAGATGGAGGAGATAATTGAGAACTACAAACCAGACATAATCCTTTCGGGTATCAAGGAGAAGTATCTGGCTCATAAACTGGGGTTCCCCTGTATACTGATCCATTCATACGAAAACGGACCATATATAGGCTTTGAGGGCTTCCTGAACCTTGCAAGGGATATCCATGCATCCATCTACAACCCGGTATGGGACATGATTGAGTTTGAGAAGGTGGTCTGATGTCTGAAATCAAAGTAAAAGAGAGGGGCAGGGAGCTCATAGTCAACCCCCTTGTAACCTGCCAACCCTTTGGGGCCATGTTCGCAACCCTTGGAATAAACAGGGCACTGCCCATAGTTCACGGATCCCAGGGCTGCAGCACATTTGTCAGGTACTCCCTTAACAGGCACTTCAGGGAACCAGCAGAGATTGCAGTCACCTCACTGCATGAGGATGCCGCGGTCTTTGGAGGAAGAAGCAACCTGATAAACGGTGTTAAAAACCTTGTGAAAAGGTTTAAACCGGATCTCGTGGGCATCGTAACAACATGTTCAAGTGAAATAATAGGTGACGACGTTGAGGGATTCATGGGTGTCGCCGAATCAGAGCTCAGGGAGGAACTTGGAGAAAACTTCGAGACAAGAATAATATACATATCAACACCCAGCTTCGTGGAAAATCACTTCAGGGGGTATGGCAATGCTATAAGGGCATTTGTAGATGGGCTGGCAGATGAAAAAACGGATCAAAACGGGAAACTGAACATAATCCCCGGCATAGTAAACCCCGGGGACATAAGAGAAATAAAGCACATCATCAAACTGATGGGACTTGATTCAATAATACTGACAGACACATCGGATCCTTTTGACTCCCCCCTGAGACCATCAGCCACAGCAAGGATGCCCTTCTATCCTAAGGGCGGCACAGGGGTTTCCGAGATAGAGGACTCATCAAACAGTCTTGGAACAATTTCAATGACCATGTACGGGGCTGATGCAGCAGATTCCCTCCAGAAACGTTTCGATGTACCTTCAGAACACTGCATGCCACTGGGTGTTAAGAATACAGATGAATTCCTCCGAACCATCATGAGGCTCGCAGATGCAGATGTCAAGGATGAGGTTCTGGATGAAAGGGGCCTCCTGATAGATTCAATGGCAGACCTCAGCTCCAGATACCTTTTCGGGAGAACAGCAGCCGTATATGGAGACCCAGATATGGTGGCAGGGATATCAAGGTTCCTCTGTGAACTTGGCATGGTTCCAAGGTATGTATGTACGGGAACGGATCACCCTGCCTTCAGGGATGCAATGAAAACCGTTGCATCTGAGTCAATGGAACATGTGAATTTAATGCCAGACTCAGACCTGAGAGCACTTGAAAGGGAGCTCATGGAGGAACCGGTTGATATTCTAATAGGAAACTCCGATGGAAGGCTAATTGCAAGGGACCTTAACATACCCATTGTGAGGGTTGGATACCCTGTATACGACAGGGCAGGTTACCACAGAATTCCCATTGTAGGCTACAGGGGTGGTCTGAACCTTCTTAACAGGATAACAAACACGGTACTCAGAGAATACTATGAGCCAGAGCACTGGAAACTCCAGCAATAACTTTATTTTTTTGGTGATGAATTGAAGGAAATAAAGGTTGAAGATATCCCTGAAGAAATAATAGAAACTCTGGAAGCCAGGAAGGAACATTTCATCAGGAACTGTGAGGGAAGAACACCAAGATGCAATGAGGCGTCTCTCCCCGGCATGGTCACTCAGAGGTCCTGCGTGTATGGCGGTGCAAGGGTAATCCTGATGCCCATAACAGATGCCATACACCTTGTCCATGGACCGGTGGGCTGCGCAGCATGCACATGGGACATAAGGGGAAGTAAGAGTTCAGGATCACAGCTTTATAAAACAGGATTCTCAACGGGCCTTGAAGAAAAAGAGATCGTATTCGGAGGTGAAAAGAAACTCCTTGACTGCATAATAGAACTCAACGAGATCTACTCACCATCAGCAATATTCGTTTATTCCACATGCGTGGCTGGAGTGATAGGAGATGATATAAAGGCTGTTTGCAGAAAAGCCGGAGAAATCACAGGTAACAGGATTATACCTGTCCAGTCAGAGGGATTCAGAAGCTTCAACAAGTCCCTGGGTCATCAGCTGGCATGCCAGGTGCTTGTAGAATACCTTATTGGCACAGTCCCGGGAGAACAGGTGCCGATGTCAGTAAATCTTGTGGGTGAATTCAATGTTGCAGGTGATATGTGGGGGATAAGGTCGCTCCTGGAGGAGCTCAACATAGGGGTTGTGGCCTCTATAACAGGTGATTCAACCGTAGATGAGATATCAAGGGCCCATACAGCCAGCCTTAACCTTGTTCAGTGCAGCAAGTCATCTAAATACGTCGCAAGGGAGATGGAGAGGATCTACGGAATCCCCTATATTGAGGTAAACTTCTTTGGAATAGAAAAGACTGCTGGGTCCCTCAGGAAAATCGCAGAATTCTTCCACCTGGACATGGACCAGTTTAACGAGTGGCTCGCAAGGAAAATCCATCAAACAACCTCCAGAGTGGAGAGATACAGGGAAAGGCTCAAGGGCAAAACAGTAGGGATATATGTTGGTGGTAACAAGGCATGGTCCCTCATAAAGGCCTTTGAGGACTTGGGGATGGAGGTGATCATGACAGGAACCCAGAATGGCATCCCTGAGGACTACCTTAAAATAAGGATGGCCTCGGGGAAGAGGACCATCGTATTCGATGACGCCAACCCGGTTGAACTCTCAAGGCTCCTCAAAAAATATAAACCGGATCTGGTGGTATCCGGTGCAAAGGAGAAATACCTTTCATACAAACTTGGAATACCCTTCTGTGAATTCAACCATGATAGATTAAATCCCTTCTCTGGATTCGGGGGATTCCTGAACTTTGCAGAGGAGGTTGAGAAGGCCCTGAACAGTCCGGTGTGGAATTTAGGTTCAGGAGGCTGATAAATTGGATTTGAAACATGAAAAACATGCTGTTATAAACCCGGGAAACATGTGCCCACCATTCGGTGCCGTGATGGCTTTCCTGGGTATAAAGGGATCCATGCCACTGGTACACGGGTCTCAGGGCTGCAGCACATACATGAGGTTCCAGCTAACAAGGCACTTCAGGGAGCCGGTTAACATTGCTTCAAGTTCCTTAAACGAATCCACAGTTGTCTATGGGGGCGAAGAAAATCTTTTAAAGGCCCTGAATACCGTTGAGGATCAGTACGGTCCTGATGTAATTGGAGTGCTATCCGGGTGTCTTACAGAGACAATAGGGGATGACCTGGAACTTATAGTCAAAAAATATAGGGAAAGGGTGTCATCAGAGATTGTGACGGTACAGACACCAGGATTTAAGGGGACGCACATTGAAGGTTATGACACAGCAGTTTATTCCATTCTGAGGGATCTAACCGAAGTGGGTGAACCCGGGGGAAGTATCAACGTTATACCCGGAATACTGAGCCCTGCAGATACATTTGAGATCCGGAGGATCTTTGAGGAGATGGGAGCCATGCCTCTGATGATTACAGACAATTCAGAGTCACTGGATGAACCCTTCACCGGAGAAACGTTCTTCATAACTGAAAACGGGACAGATATTAATGAGATAAGGAATGCGGCCGGGTCAATGGCCACAATCAGCTTTTCAGAGAATGATGCCGGGAAATTCCTTGAAAGGAGGTATGGTGTTAATGATACTGTCACGGGCCTTCCGGTTGGCCTTGAACGTACAGACAGACTCCTTGATAGAATCTCTGAGATTTCAGGGCTTGAAGCACCACCCACTCTGATGAGGGAGAGGGGGAGGCTTATTGATGCCATGATTGACTCTCATCAGTACACATATGGAAGAAGGGTTGCAATATTCGCAGACCCGGCTTATGCCCTTTCAATGGCCTCGGCGGTACTGGAGATGGGGATGGTACCATCGGCAGACTGGAACGAGAAACTCCCATCACTGGATCTGCGGATGGTACTGGAGATGGGGATGGTACCATCGGCAGTCTTTACAGGAGCAAGCAGTCCAGATCTTCATAGGATCATGGCCCTCCTCCAGGAGCGTTATGGTTTTAAGGCTACCGTGAAGGATAAGGCAGACATCTTTGACCTTGAACTTCATCTGAGAAAAAGACCGGCCGACCTGCTGATAGGGAACTCCTACTGCAGCAGGGTAGCCCATAAATTCGGGATACCCCTCTTCAGGATGGGATTCCCGGTTTATGATAGGGTAGGAGCCCAGAGAATAGTCCTGGCAGGTTACAGGGGGGCATAAACTTTGTTGACTCCCTGACAAACATCATACTCCAGTTTTACTATGACCAGGATGGTTATGAGAGGAGGGATTAAAATGAGAATAGCGGTTTCATCAGATGACGGAGTCCATGTTAACAGACACTTCGGGGATTCGGGGGTATTCCTCATATTTGAAACAGAGGGATCTGAAATAAAGTTCCTGGAGATAAGAAGAAAGAAACAAGGATAAATAGGCATTCAGATTGCTGGTTAACAGCATTTGATCTTCTGGATGACTGTGAGATATTTATATGCAGGGAAATCGGCGATGCACCCTGAGGGAGGCCAGAGGGAGGAACATGAAGGTGTTCAGGTCAGGGGAGAGGGTGGGCCCCGCCATAGTCAGGGCTCTGCAGGGAGCATCAGATGAGGACTTTTAATGAAGGTTTTCACGACATGTACACGGGACTGTCCAGGGGCCTGCGGTTTAAATGTGTATGTTGTTAACGGTAGGGTGAAATCAATAACCGGCAGCAGGTTACATCCATACAGCAGGGGTTTTTCATGCAGCAAGGCTTCACTTTCATAGGAGAAGGCTTTATTCAGGTTCAAGGATACTTGATCCCCTTATAAAATCAGATGATGGCACCTGGAAAAGAATATCATGGGACACAGCCCTGGATATACTATCAGAAAAACTTCTTGAATGTGTTGATGAGTACGGATCGGAATCAATAGTCTACTATCAGGGCTTTGGAGTAAGAACAGCCCTCAGACTGATTAACAGGAGATTCTTTAATCTTCTTGGTGGTGTAACAACACTCAGGGGCACTCTATGTGGCGGGACAGGACAGGCAGGGCAGGAGCTTGATTTCGGAGTCAGGATCTCCCATGACCCCCATGACCATTTAAACAGCAGATGCATCTTCCTCTGGGGCAGGAACCCCTCCGTTACTGATGGGAACCTGTGGAGGATAATAAGGAGGGCTGTGAGGCAGGGTTCGACTCTTGTCACTGTAGACCCCATAAGAACCCTGACAGCGAAGCGTTCAGATATACACTGTCAGATAAGGCCCGGCACTGACCAGTACCTTGCACTTGCACTATCAAAGATCATCATAGAAGAGGGCCTCCATGACACTGAATTCATAAAAAGGCATGTGGATAACTTTGAAGCATACCTTGAATTAATCGAGGGATTCAGTCTGCAGCGCCTCTCATCAATCACTGATGTCCCTGAATCCATGATGATGGAACTTGCAGGCCTCTGTTCCGATGGACCAGCAAGCATGATCACCGGCTGGGGCCTCCAGAGGTACAGGGATTCCCATATGGCGCTGAGATTTATAGATGCCCTTGCAGCCGTCTCAGGGAATATAGGTATACCCGGGGGCGGTGTGAGCAGCGGCTTTGATGAGTACGGGGCATTTGATATGGGAGTAACCCTTGAGAAGGAGACCAGAAAAATTTCCATGCCCCTCTTAGGGAGGGAACTTGATACTCTTGAGTCACCACCTGTTAGATTAGTTTTCATAACCGCAGGTAACCCTGTCACCATCGGTCCAAATTCAATGAGGACCCTTGAGGCCCTTCGAAGGGTGCCATTTGTTGTTATGGTTGATCACTTTTTAAACGACACATCCTATGCATCGGATCTTTTCCTGCCTGCAACAACCTTTCTGGAGGAAACGGATCTCGCGGGTAGCTACGGGCACAGCTATGTCTCCCCCGTTAACAGGGCAGTTAAACCACTTGGAAATTCAAGGTCAGAGTTCTGGATTTTTCAGAAACTCTCAATTACTATGGGGATTCAGGAAATGAATGGATCAGAGAAGGAATGGCTTGAGCTAATAGCATCGGGCCTCCTGGATTATTATGGGATAGAGATTGATGAGCTCCTGAGAAAACCCTACAGAAACCCGGTACCTGAGGTCCCCTTCAGTAACATGGAGTTCCCCACTCCCACAGGGAGGTTCACGTTACCTGAAGAGATAACCCCTGAAGCACCTGAAACTTCAATGCGACTCCTGACGGTCATGCCACCAGAATTTATAGGGTCAGGGGAACCTAAATCAATGGAGGGCCTTTTAAGGATTTACATGAACCCTTCAACAATTTCAGAAATGGGATTTGAGGATGGTGAAGTGGCTGTAGTAGAATCAAAAACCGGGACAATCTGCGCGATCCTGAAGCCATGTGATGATGTTCGCAGAGACTGCGCTTTCACCTACAGAGGAGGATGGTTATCGAAGGGAAACTGTATAAACGCTGTTATTGAGGACATGGAGAGTTATCCAGGTCATGGAACACCTTATAATGAGACTGCAGTAGGATTAAGGAAAATCAGAGGTTCGGGGGGATCTGATCATTCTGCACACTAAAGATGAAAGTTTAAAAAAAATCATGTATCTACTGGGGGCTGCTTCTGTTGAGGAAATGGCTCATCAGACTCACAACTATGAAGCCCGCCACTATGAGTGAAACAATCTGCAGTGCTGGGTTCAATCATATCACCTCATTCATCAACGGCCTCTATTATACATACTCCACCTTCACATTCATGTTCGAGTTCAATGAGGTAGTCTTTTAGTTTTTCAACATCAATGGTTGTAAGACCCTTTATAAGGTCACTGTCAATTTTTATCTGAATAACCCCTGAGTTATTTGTGACAACCTTCCCAGGTATGTACACACGGCCAAGGGATAATCTGACGGTATCCCCTGGTTTAACTTCTTCTTTGATGTACCTGCAGAGTTCCTCACAAGTTGCACATCTGTTTTCTTTCTTCAAAGAAATCACCTTCTACTTTGATTATTAATTGGTCCTTCATGTTTATAAAAACTTCAGATCATGGGGGTAGCCAATGCCATGCCAGCGTCTCCAACCAAGTTGAAGATTCATAGGTTAGGGATACAGTTCCTCCCACGTTCACCGGCCCATGAATAGTCTAATCTTGGGGTCCAGGATGCACATCATCTTAGAGTTCATCGACCAAACGAGGCAGGGGCTAGTTAATGTTCATGGATGGATGCACATCATCTCAGAGTTCATCAGCCCATAGGAACCCTTCAAGGTCCATAAGGCTTTCAACGGCCTTCATTTCTATTTCTATACCTGCCTCGCTCACCGCTGCAAGGGGGTTAAGTCCGCCGGGGTTGACGATCCCTGCCCTGTATTTCTCTACGCGTGCATTGTAGAGTATCTCACCTGGCTTACCGGTGCCAAGTATCTGGAAACCCGTCTCCTGGAGGTTCTCCATGACTTCAAGGGCATGTCCCCTTGCAAGGTAGGGGACCTCGCGGAGACTTGCAAGTACCCTGCCCTGTCCCTGAACCGCATCAAGGACAGCCGTCATGTTCTTTGACACGTAAATCTCATGGGGGTCAAGGGAGGATCCACTGTAGGCTGTTAGTTCAACAAATCGCATTTCCCTGGATCCTGTTTCAAGGAGCCCTCCATAGCGGGGGGTGGACATGACACCATTTTTTATCAGTATACCGTCCACCGTGAGGCTGCAGACCGTTGCAATACCGGCCATCTTCCCGGCATCCATTACCCTTATCATGGGGAGTGTTGAGAACTCCGGCCTCTCTGCAAGGACATGTCCGATGATCTCAAGGGCATCATCAAGGTCATCCTTCCTGAGGAAGGAGATGTTTGCTATAACCTTACCTGAACCATCCGCGGGGTTGAAGTCAACATCATTTATGAGGTTCCATGCCTTTGAGAGGAGGAAACGGACCCTGATACCTCCGGTTGAAGATGAACTTACAAGCCTCTTTTCTGGCTTTACAAGGGGACTCAGATCCCTGAAGTCTATGAGGTTCTCTGCAAGTTTAATTTCAGCATCATAACCCGCCTCCTGGATGGCGCAGAGTGGTGTTATACCCCCTATTATCGCCACGCCTACCATACCATCATCAACAGGCACACCCAAGACGTCCTCACCGCCACGGCCAACACCAAGCAACCCTGATATACCCGCCCTTTCAAGTTTCCTGAATATCCTGATGGCATCATCCCGGGCACTCTCTGGTATCAGGCGGAAGTCGGCGGGCACGGACCCTGAACCTTCCCTGATGACATCGAGGATTGAGGTCATGT
The sequence above is drawn from the Methanothermobacter wolfeii genome and encodes:
- a CDS encoding nitrogenase subunit alpha; this encodes MPFKLFEVDREIPDREKHIYIKSSSDPEGDIPLCNTKTIPGCMTERGCAFAGAKGVITGAIKDALHVIHSPVGCTAYGYGTKRYPTSQDMPDGSRFPIENFNLKYITGTDLKESDVVFGGMDKLKRCIIEAVKEFPEANAVYIYATCTTGLIGDDMDAVAREVSNEIGKDVVSINAPGFAGPTQSKGHQVANHTLFETLVGTAEPPKTTGYDVNLIGEYNIDGDLWVLKKYFEEMGINVLSTFTGDCCHDEIKWMHRARLSLVRCQRSATYIARLLEEKYNVPYMKVDFFGIRYCRENLMAIGDYFGIPERAEKVINDRLEKIEPELEYLKEKLRGKKVWVFSGGPKNWHLPEPLEEELGMEVMAVSTMFEHEDGYEKIKKRVREETVIVDDPNSLEMEEIIENYKPDIILSGIKEKYLAHKLGFPCILIHSYENGPYIGFEGFLNLARDIHASIYNPVWDMIEFEKVV
- the nifE gene encoding nitrogenase iron-molybdenum cofactor biosynthesis protein NifE, whose amino-acid sequence is MKEIKVEDIPEEIIETLEARKEHFIRNCEGRTPRCNEASLPGMVTQRSCVYGGARVILMPITDAIHLVHGPVGCAACTWDIRGSKSSGSQLYKTGFSTGLEEKEIVFGGEKKLLDCIIELNEIYSPSAIFVYSTCVAGVIGDDIKAVCRKAGEITGNRIIPVQSEGFRSFNKSLGHQLACQVLVEYLIGTVPGEQVPMSVNLVGEFNVAGDMWGIRSLLEELNIGVVASITGDSTVDEISRAHTASLNLVQCSKSSKYVAREMERIYGIPYIEVNFFGIEKTAGSLRKIAEFFHLDMDQFNEWLARKIHQTTSRVERYRERLKGKTVGIYVGGNKAWSLIKAFEDLGMEVIMTGTQNGIPEDYLKIRMASGKRTIVFDDANPVELSRLLKKYKPDLVVSGAKEKYLSYKLGIPFCEFNHDRLNPFSGFGGFLNFAEEVEKALNSPVWNLGSGG
- a CDS encoding nitrogenase component 1; its protein translation is MSEIKVKERGRELIVNPLVTCQPFGAMFATLGINRALPIVHGSQGCSTFVRYSLNRHFREPAEIAVTSLHEDAAVFGGRSNLINGVKNLVKRFKPDLVGIVTTCSSEIIGDDVEGFMGVAESELREELGENFETRIIYISTPSFVENHFRGYGNAIRAFVDGLADEKTDQNGKLNIIPGIVNPGDIREIKHIIKLMGLDSIILTDTSDPFDSPLRPSATARMPFYPKGGTGVSEIEDSSNSLGTISMTMYGADAADSLQKRFDVPSEHCMPLGVKNTDEFLRTIMRLADADVKDEVLDERGLLIDSMADLSSRYLFGRTAAVYGDPDMVAGISRFLCELGMVPRYVCTGTDHPAFRDAMKTVASESMEHVNLMPDSDLRALERELMEEPVDILIGNSDGRLIARDLNIPIVRVGYPVYDRAGYHRIPIVGYRGGLNLLNRITNTVLREYYEPEHWKLQQ
- the fwdC gene encoding tungsten-dependent formylmethanofuran dehydrogenase subunit FwdC, giving the protein MSEIILTPKEQPEVPLEAPNIKPDVFAGKSIEEIKNIQIMHGNEVVKLGDFFEVSGEPADAPEDIKIIIDGDVYNTKRIGQEMTAGEIIVRGNVNMYVGAGMKGGKITVEGNAGSWAGQDMRGGEIEILGDAGDYVGSSYRGDWRGMSGGTITVHGNADNEIGEYMNGGKIIIKGDVNIMPGIHMNNGLIIIEGNVVARAGGEMAGGTIVVKGMMQEFLAGFKYLGVEKDIEVDGEELPGAFYKFEGDHAIKGAKGIVYAAVGCNGHIAP
- a CDS encoding P-II family nitrogen regulator, producing the protein MKEIMAILRPNKMKATKDVLEALGFPSMTACRVLGRGKQKAIVEELKTCISIEDKDNSKGTMRYVPKRLMSIVVNDEDVSLVVEAIMKINHTGNIGDGKIFVSPVDDAMRIRTSERGKDAI
- a CDS encoding formylmethanofuran dehydrogenase subunit B, whose translation is MMEYVKNVVCPFCGTLCDDIICKVEGNEIVGTINACRIGHSKFVHAEGAMRYKKPLIRKNGEFVEVSYDEAIDKAAKILAESKRPLMYGWSCTECEAQAVGVELAEEAGAVIDNTASVCHGPSVLALQDVGYPICTFGEVKNRADVVVYWGCNPMHAHPRHMSRNVFARGFFRERGRSDRTLIVVDPRKTDSAKLADIHLQLDFDRDYELLDAMRACLLGHEILYDEVAGVPREQIEEAVEVLKNAQFGILFFGMGITHSRGKHRNIDTAIMMVQDLNDYAKWTLIPMRGHYNVTGFNQVCTWESGYPYCVDFSGGEPRYNPGETGANDLLQNREADAMMVIASDPGAHFPQRALERMAEIPVIAIEPHRTPTTEMADIIIPPAIVGMEAEGTAYRMEGVPIRMKKVVDSDLLSDREILERLLEKVREYKASK
- a CDS encoding P-II family nitrogen regulator codes for the protein MKMIRAIVRPEKAEEVVDALSEAGFPALTKIDVIGRGKQKGLQFDDIYYDEIPKTMLLIVTEEESTEKLVDIINEKAFTGNFGDGKIFISPVESAYTVRTREKGL